The Rhea pennata isolate bPtePen1 chromosome 7, bPtePen1.pri, whole genome shotgun sequence genome contains a region encoding:
- the XPNPEP1 gene encoding xaa-Pro aminopeptidase 1 isoform X3, with protein MSKALKSAGHNLVPIKENLIDTIWTDCPQRPCKPLITLDLSYTGVSWREKIVALRSKMAERKVLWFVVTALDEVAWLFNLRGSDVEYNPVFFAYAIIGMNTIRLFIDGDRVMDPAVREHLQLDSTLEPEFKIQVVPYGSILTELQAVGAGLSPKEKVWLSDKASYALTEAVPKAYRYLTPYTPICIAKAVKNASETDGMRRAHIKDAVALCELFNWLEKEVPKGTVTEIIAADKAEEFRSQQKDFVELSFATISSTGPNGAIIHYKPVPETNRTLSVNEIYLLDSGAQYKDGTTDVTRTMHFGMPSAYEKECFTYVLKGHIAVSAAIFPNGTKGHLLDSFARSALWDCGLDYLHGTGHGVGSFLNVHEGPCGISYKTFADEPLEAGMIVSDEPGYYEDGSFGIRIENVVLVIPAETKYNFKNRGSLTFEPLTLVPIQTKMIDVNLLTQKECNWVNDYHQKCREVIGAELERQGRQEALQWLIRETEPLKVQ; from the exons ATGTCCAAAGCTCTGAAAAGTGCTGGCCACAATCTTGTGCCCATCAAAGAAAACCTGATCGATACAATCTGGACAGACTGTCCCCAGCGCCCCTGCAAGCCGCTCATCACACTGGACCTGAGTTACACAG GGGTcagctggagagagaaaattgtAGCCCTCCGTTCAAAAATGGCTGAGAGGAAAGTTCTGTGGTTTGTGGTAACAGCCTTGGATGAAGTAGCAT GGCTCTTCAACCTCCGAGGCTCTGATGTTGAGTACAATCCTGTATTTTTTGCATATGCCATCATAGGAATGAACACAATCAG gcTCTTCATTGATGGTGACCGGGTGATGGACCCAGCCGTGAGGGAACACTTACAGCTTGACTCCACCCTGGAGCCTGAGTTTAAAATCCAGGTGGTGCCCTATGGATCAATCCTGACAGAGCTGCAGGCTGTTGGCGCAGGCCTCTCGCCCAAGGAGAAAGTATGGCTCAGTGACAAAGCCAGCTATGCTCTGACTGAAGCTGTCCCCAAG GCTTACCGATACCTCACCCCGTATACCCCCATCTGTATTGCAAAAGCTGTGAAGAATGCATCGGAAACGGATGGCATGAGAAGAGCACAT ATTAAAGATGCTGTTGCCCTGTGTGAGCTCTTTAACTGGCTGGAGAAGGAG GTTCCGAAGGgaacagtgacagaaataatTGCTGCAGACAAAGCAGAGGAATTTcgcag CCAACAGAAAGACTTTGTTGAATTGAGTTTTGCTACCATTTCAAGCACAGGTCCAAATGGAGCCATCATTCACTACAA GCCAGTTCCTGAGACCAACAGAACTCTGTCTGTGAATGAGATCTACCTCCTAGACTCGGGAGCACAGTACAA AGATGGAACAACAGATGTGACCAGGACGATGCATTTTGGCATGCCATCAGCCTATGAAAAG GAATGCTTCACATATGTCCTGAAGGGACATATAGCTGTGAGTGCAGCCATCTTCCCGAATGGAACCAAAG GTCATCTTCTAGACTCCTTTGCCCGCTCTGCCCTGTGGGACTGTGGCTTGGATTACCTGCATGGGACGGGACACGGAGTTGGCTCTTTCCTAAATGTACATGAGGGTCCTTGTGGCATTAGCTACAAAACCTTTGCAGACGAGCCCCTAGAGGCTGGCATGATTGTCTCCGATG AGCCTGGGTATTATGAAGATGGATCCTTTGGGATCCGAATAGAAAACGTTGTCCTTGTGATCCCTGCTGAAACCAAG TATAATTTCAAAAACAGAGGGAGCCTGACTTTTGAACCCTTAACTCTGGTTCCAATACAGACAAAAATGATTGATGTAAACTTGTTGACACAAAAAGAG TGTAACTGGGTGAATGACTACCATCAGAAATGCAGGGAAGTAATTGGAGCAGAACTGGAGAGGCAAGGCCGACAAGAAGCTCTTCAGTGGCTGATTCGGGAGACGGAGCCCCTCAAAGTTCAGTAG
- the XPNPEP1 gene encoding xaa-Pro aminopeptidase 1 isoform X1 gives MSPKITTELLKQLRQAMKSPKYVQEPVQAYIVPSGDAHQSEYIAPCDCRRAFISGFDGSAGTAIVTEQHAAIWTDGRYFLQAAHQMDNNWTLMKMGLKDTPTQEDWLVSVLPEGSKVGVDPSIIPADQWKRMSKALKSAGHNLVPIKENLIDTIWTDCPQRPCKPLITLDLSYTGVSWREKIVALRSKMAERKVLWFVVTALDEVAWLFNLRGSDVEYNPVFFAYAIIGMNTIRLFIDGDRVMDPAVREHLQLDSTLEPEFKIQVVPYGSILTELQAVGAGLSPKEKVWLSDKASYALTEAVPKAYRYLTPYTPICIAKAVKNASETDGMRRAHIKDAVALCELFNWLEKEVPKGTVTEIIAADKAEEFRSQQKDFVELSFATISSTGPNGAIIHYKPVPETNRTLSVNEIYLLDSGAQYKDGTTDVTRTMHFGMPSAYEKECFTYVLKGHIAVSAAIFPNGTKGHLLDSFARSALWDCGLDYLHGTGHGVGSFLNVHEGPCGISYKTFADEPLEAGMIVSDEPGYYEDGSFGIRIENVVLVIPAETKYNFKNRGSLTFEPLTLVPIQTKMIDVNLLTQKECNWVNDYHQKCREVIGAELERQGRQEALQWLIRETEPLKVQ, from the exons AGTGAGTACATTGCACCCTGTGATTGCAGACGGGCATTCATCTCTGGATTTGATGGCTCTGCAG GTACTGCCATTGTAACTGAACAACATGCAGCCATATGGACGGATGGACGTTACTTCTTGCAAGCTGCACATCAGATGGATAACAACTGGACTCTCATGAAAATGG GTCTGAAAGATACACCAACTCAGGAGGATTGGCTAGTGAGTGTCCTCCCAGAAGGTTCGAAGGTGGGAGTGGACCCTTCCATTATTCCGGCTG ATCAGTGGAAGAGGATGTCCAAAGCTCTGAAAAGTGCTGGCCACAATCTTGTGCCCATCAAAGAAAACCTGATCGATACAATCTGGACAGACTGTCCCCAGCGCCCCTGCAAGCCGCTCATCACACTGGACCTGAGTTACACAG GGGTcagctggagagagaaaattgtAGCCCTCCGTTCAAAAATGGCTGAGAGGAAAGTTCTGTGGTTTGTGGTAACAGCCTTGGATGAAGTAGCAT GGCTCTTCAACCTCCGAGGCTCTGATGTTGAGTACAATCCTGTATTTTTTGCATATGCCATCATAGGAATGAACACAATCAG gcTCTTCATTGATGGTGACCGGGTGATGGACCCAGCCGTGAGGGAACACTTACAGCTTGACTCCACCCTGGAGCCTGAGTTTAAAATCCAGGTGGTGCCCTATGGATCAATCCTGACAGAGCTGCAGGCTGTTGGCGCAGGCCTCTCGCCCAAGGAGAAAGTATGGCTCAGTGACAAAGCCAGCTATGCTCTGACTGAAGCTGTCCCCAAG GCTTACCGATACCTCACCCCGTATACCCCCATCTGTATTGCAAAAGCTGTGAAGAATGCATCGGAAACGGATGGCATGAGAAGAGCACAT ATTAAAGATGCTGTTGCCCTGTGTGAGCTCTTTAACTGGCTGGAGAAGGAG GTTCCGAAGGgaacagtgacagaaataatTGCTGCAGACAAAGCAGAGGAATTTcgcag CCAACAGAAAGACTTTGTTGAATTGAGTTTTGCTACCATTTCAAGCACAGGTCCAAATGGAGCCATCATTCACTACAA GCCAGTTCCTGAGACCAACAGAACTCTGTCTGTGAATGAGATCTACCTCCTAGACTCGGGAGCACAGTACAA AGATGGAACAACAGATGTGACCAGGACGATGCATTTTGGCATGCCATCAGCCTATGAAAAG GAATGCTTCACATATGTCCTGAAGGGACATATAGCTGTGAGTGCAGCCATCTTCCCGAATGGAACCAAAG GTCATCTTCTAGACTCCTTTGCCCGCTCTGCCCTGTGGGACTGTGGCTTGGATTACCTGCATGGGACGGGACACGGAGTTGGCTCTTTCCTAAATGTACATGAGGGTCCTTGTGGCATTAGCTACAAAACCTTTGCAGACGAGCCCCTAGAGGCTGGCATGATTGTCTCCGATG AGCCTGGGTATTATGAAGATGGATCCTTTGGGATCCGAATAGAAAACGTTGTCCTTGTGATCCCTGCTGAAACCAAG TATAATTTCAAAAACAGAGGGAGCCTGACTTTTGAACCCTTAACTCTGGTTCCAATACAGACAAAAATGATTGATGTAAACTTGTTGACACAAAAAGAG TGTAACTGGGTGAATGACTACCATCAGAAATGCAGGGAAGTAATTGGAGCAGAACTGGAGAGGCAAGGCCGACAAGAAGCTCTTCAGTGGCTGATTCGGGAGACGGAGCCCCTCAAAGTTCAGTAG
- the XPNPEP1 gene encoding xaa-Pro aminopeptidase 1 isoform X2, with the protein MGQCEIFPTRSRFLVVQSEYIAPCDCRRAFISGFDGSAGTAIVTEQHAAIWTDGRYFLQAAHQMDNNWTLMKMGLKDTPTQEDWLVSVLPEGSKVGVDPSIIPADQWKRMSKALKSAGHNLVPIKENLIDTIWTDCPQRPCKPLITLDLSYTGVSWREKIVALRSKMAERKVLWFVVTALDEVAWLFNLRGSDVEYNPVFFAYAIIGMNTIRLFIDGDRVMDPAVREHLQLDSTLEPEFKIQVVPYGSILTELQAVGAGLSPKEKVWLSDKASYALTEAVPKAYRYLTPYTPICIAKAVKNASETDGMRRAHIKDAVALCELFNWLEKEVPKGTVTEIIAADKAEEFRSQQKDFVELSFATISSTGPNGAIIHYKPVPETNRTLSVNEIYLLDSGAQYKDGTTDVTRTMHFGMPSAYEKECFTYVLKGHIAVSAAIFPNGTKGHLLDSFARSALWDCGLDYLHGTGHGVGSFLNVHEGPCGISYKTFADEPLEAGMIVSDEPGYYEDGSFGIRIENVVLVIPAETKYNFKNRGSLTFEPLTLVPIQTKMIDVNLLTQKECNWVNDYHQKCREVIGAELERQGRQEALQWLIRETEPLKVQ; encoded by the exons AGTGAGTACATTGCACCCTGTGATTGCAGACGGGCATTCATCTCTGGATTTGATGGCTCTGCAG GTACTGCCATTGTAACTGAACAACATGCAGCCATATGGACGGATGGACGTTACTTCTTGCAAGCTGCACATCAGATGGATAACAACTGGACTCTCATGAAAATGG GTCTGAAAGATACACCAACTCAGGAGGATTGGCTAGTGAGTGTCCTCCCAGAAGGTTCGAAGGTGGGAGTGGACCCTTCCATTATTCCGGCTG ATCAGTGGAAGAGGATGTCCAAAGCTCTGAAAAGTGCTGGCCACAATCTTGTGCCCATCAAAGAAAACCTGATCGATACAATCTGGACAGACTGTCCCCAGCGCCCCTGCAAGCCGCTCATCACACTGGACCTGAGTTACACAG GGGTcagctggagagagaaaattgtAGCCCTCCGTTCAAAAATGGCTGAGAGGAAAGTTCTGTGGTTTGTGGTAACAGCCTTGGATGAAGTAGCAT GGCTCTTCAACCTCCGAGGCTCTGATGTTGAGTACAATCCTGTATTTTTTGCATATGCCATCATAGGAATGAACACAATCAG gcTCTTCATTGATGGTGACCGGGTGATGGACCCAGCCGTGAGGGAACACTTACAGCTTGACTCCACCCTGGAGCCTGAGTTTAAAATCCAGGTGGTGCCCTATGGATCAATCCTGACAGAGCTGCAGGCTGTTGGCGCAGGCCTCTCGCCCAAGGAGAAAGTATGGCTCAGTGACAAAGCCAGCTATGCTCTGACTGAAGCTGTCCCCAAG GCTTACCGATACCTCACCCCGTATACCCCCATCTGTATTGCAAAAGCTGTGAAGAATGCATCGGAAACGGATGGCATGAGAAGAGCACAT ATTAAAGATGCTGTTGCCCTGTGTGAGCTCTTTAACTGGCTGGAGAAGGAG GTTCCGAAGGgaacagtgacagaaataatTGCTGCAGACAAAGCAGAGGAATTTcgcag CCAACAGAAAGACTTTGTTGAATTGAGTTTTGCTACCATTTCAAGCACAGGTCCAAATGGAGCCATCATTCACTACAA GCCAGTTCCTGAGACCAACAGAACTCTGTCTGTGAATGAGATCTACCTCCTAGACTCGGGAGCACAGTACAA AGATGGAACAACAGATGTGACCAGGACGATGCATTTTGGCATGCCATCAGCCTATGAAAAG GAATGCTTCACATATGTCCTGAAGGGACATATAGCTGTGAGTGCAGCCATCTTCCCGAATGGAACCAAAG GTCATCTTCTAGACTCCTTTGCCCGCTCTGCCCTGTGGGACTGTGGCTTGGATTACCTGCATGGGACGGGACACGGAGTTGGCTCTTTCCTAAATGTACATGAGGGTCCTTGTGGCATTAGCTACAAAACCTTTGCAGACGAGCCCCTAGAGGCTGGCATGATTGTCTCCGATG AGCCTGGGTATTATGAAGATGGATCCTTTGGGATCCGAATAGAAAACGTTGTCCTTGTGATCCCTGCTGAAACCAAG TATAATTTCAAAAACAGAGGGAGCCTGACTTTTGAACCCTTAACTCTGGTTCCAATACAGACAAAAATGATTGATGTAAACTTGTTGACACAAAAAGAG TGTAACTGGGTGAATGACTACCATCAGAAATGCAGGGAAGTAATTGGAGCAGAACTGGAGAGGCAAGGCCGACAAGAAGCTCTTCAGTGGCTGATTCGGGAGACGGAGCCCCTCAAAGTTCAGTAG